The following coding sequences are from one Mugil cephalus isolate CIBA_MC_2020 chromosome 9, CIBA_Mcephalus_1.1, whole genome shotgun sequence window:
- the LOC125013807 gene encoding odorant receptor 131-2-like: MAGNNSVVVFAQRQVNVRIIIMQILVLFFLFINLLLIVIFFKKECFYTTARYILFAVTLLSDSLLLLVADILLIFIYFQYSIQVWLCIILTISLILYNAVTPVTLTAMTLERYVAICMPLRHAELCSTHSTMNCILIIHCISFGPCIITLSLFFASASRSFYKQQVVCSVEVFMLHIWQEHVRSAVSQFYFLIMCSTIIFSYIKIMKVAKAASGENRKSTQKGLKTVVLHGFQLLLCLIQLWCPFIESAVLKIDFTLFLNVRYFNYIVFYIAPRCLSPLIYGLRDETFFLALKNNLCIHLG; the protein is encoded by the exons atggcAGGTAACAACTCAGTGGTTGTTTTCGCGCAGCGGCAGGTAAACGTCAGGATTATTATTATGCAGAtcctggtgttgttttttcttttcatcaaccTGTTGCTCATTgtgatcttttttaaaaaggagtgCTTCTACACAACTGCACGCTACATCTTATTTGCTGTTACATTGCTGTCGGATAGCCTGTTGTTACTCGTGGCTGACATCCTGCTGATCTTTATCTATTTTCAATATTCAATACAAGTATGGTTATGTATTATTCTAACAATTTCTCTGATTCTATACAATGCAGTCACACCTGTCACTCTGACAGCAATGACTCTGGAGCGATATGTGGCCATTTGTATGCCGCTGCGTCATGCAGAGCTGTGCTCCACACACAGCACTATGAACTGTATTCTCATCATTCATTGCATCAGCTTTGGGCCCTGCATTATTACTCTCTCCTTGTTCTTTGCATCTGCTTCTCGCAGCTTCTACAAACAACAAGTAGTATGCTCCGTGGAGGTGTTTATGCTTCACATATGGCAGGAACACGTCCGGTCAGCTGTCAGCCAGTTTTACTTCTTGATCATGTGCAGCACCATCATTTTCTcctatattaaaataatgaaagtggCCAAAGCTGCATCAGGAGAGAATAGAAAGTCAACACAGAAAGGGCTTAAAACAGTGGTTCTTCatggtttccagctgctgctctgtctcaTCCAGCTGTGGTGTCCATTCATAGAATCTGCTGTACTTAAgattgatttcacattatttttaaatgtcagatacTTTAActacattgtgttttatattgcTCCAAGATGTCTGAGTCCTCTAATTTATGGCCTCAGAGATGAAACCTTTTTTCTGGCTTT gaagaataatctgTGTATACACCTGGG GTAG